The Vicinamibacteria bacterium genome has a window encoding:
- a CDS encoding UPF0175 family protein, with translation MSVTFELPHDLEQQLREKFGDLGQAAKEAFLVQSYRESRLSVGQIARILQRGVVETQAWLAERGASVDYSPQDLEEDRRTLRRLFHQTRR, from the coding sequence ATGTCAGTTACTTTCGAGCTGCCCCACGACCTCGAGCAGCAGCTGCGGGAAAAGTTTGGAGATTTGGGTCAGGCGGCCAAAGAAGCGTTTCTGGTTCAGAGCTACCGGGAGAGCCGCCTGAGCGTTGGCCAAATCGCCCGAATTCTGCAAAGAGGGGTCGTCGAGACTCAGGCCTGGCTCGCTGAAAGAGGCGCCTCAGTAGACTACTCTCCGCAAGATCTCGAGGAGGACCGGAGGACGCTTCGGCGTCTCTTCCATCAGACGCGTCGGTGA
- a CDS encoding DUF3368 domain-containing protein: MIVVSDTSPLNYLILIGAIEILPGLFDRVIIPESVARELAHERAPEDVRSWIAGPPSWLEVRAPEATDPTMMLDVGERDALSLALELQPDLVLVDDKAARTVARDRGLSVAGTLALLELASQQGLVDLAAALEALISTSFRVRKDVIEALLTELARRLNDPRDDDV, translated from the coding sequence GTGATCGTCGTCTCCGACACATCTCCGCTGAACTATCTGATTCTCATCGGCGCGATCGAGATCCTCCCCGGTCTCTTCGACCGGGTCATCATTCCGGAAAGCGTGGCGCGTGAGCTCGCGCACGAGCGAGCACCGGAAGACGTGCGTTCCTGGATCGCCGGCCCGCCGTCTTGGTTGGAAGTCCGGGCTCCGGAGGCGACCGATCCAACCATGATGCTCGATGTTGGCGAGCGGGACGCGCTGAGCCTGGCGCTCGAGCTACAACCCGATCTCGTGCTCGTCGATGACAAGGCCGCGAGGACCGTCGCCAGGGACCGAGGGCTGTCGGTGGCAGGAACGCTCGCGCTGCTCGAGCTGGCGTCGCAGCAAGGGCTTGTTGATCTGGCTGCTGCCCTCGAAGCTCTCATATCCACGAGCTTCCGCGTTCGCAAAGATGTGATCGAGGCTCTTCTCACGGAGCTCGCGCGACGGTTAAACGATCCTCGAGACGATGACGTTTGA
- a CDS encoding TA system VapC family ribonuclease toxin, translating into MNLCDSNVWLALTLSKHVHHQATRAWLEHVDEPESVCFVRATQQALLRLLTNASVLEPYGNPPLTNREAWNVYDAFLGDDRIVLHEEEPAGLEILWKKFALGDSASPKIWMDSYLAAFALAGGYCMVTTDAGFKHYRGLNLEVLGASDPQE; encoded by the coding sequence ATGAATCTTTGCGATAGCAACGTTTGGTTAGCTCTAACCCTCTCCAAACACGTCCATCACCAAGCGACCCGCGCGTGGTTGGAGCATGTCGACGAGCCTGAATCTGTTTGCTTTGTTCGGGCCACCCAACAAGCCCTGCTGCGCCTGCTGACGAATGCGTCCGTGCTCGAGCCGTACGGGAATCCGCCGTTGACGAACCGTGAAGCCTGGAACGTCTACGATGCGTTTCTCGGCGATGACCGCATCGTCCTGCATGAGGAGGAACCTGCGGGTCTCGAGATCCTGTGGAAGAAATTTGCGCTCGGTGATTCGGCCTCGCCCAAAATCTGGATGGACTCGTATCTCGCCGCATTCGCTCTTGCGGGCGGTTACTGTATGGTGACGACGGACGCCGGCTTCAAACACTACCGAGGGCTGAATCTGGAGGTTCTTGGCGCTTCCGATCCACAAGAGTGA
- a CDS encoding antitoxin, which yields MKTTLELPDDLMRAIKLRAVKQNLKLKDAIADLLRKGLARDRKPTSVRKRVEFPLVLCAREAHPADEITPERAAEILLAGDGRDAR from the coding sequence GTGAAAACGACGCTGGAGCTTCCCGATGATCTGATGCGAGCCATCAAGCTTCGCGCCGTCAAACAGAACCTGAAGCTCAAGGACGCGATTGCCGACCTGTTGAGAAAAGGTCTAGCGCGGGACCGGAAGCCGACGTCGGTGCGCAAGCGCGTCGAATTCCCGTTAGTTCTTTGCGCTCGCGAGGCTCATCCCGCGGATGAAATAACGCCTGAACGCGCGGCCGAGATACTGCTCGCAGGCGATGGCCGCGACGCGAGATGA